In a genomic window of Thunnus thynnus chromosome 16, fThuThy2.1, whole genome shotgun sequence:
- the LOC137200196 gene encoding tripartite motif-containing protein 16-like, with amino-acid sequence MLFRSELKLVSPSEKVKLRQSLPLRAEMAEKGVQLDRETISCSICLDLLKDPVTIPCGHSYCMSCIKSFWDGEDQGKIYSCPQCRQTFTPRPVLVKSTMLAALVEQLKKTGLQAAPADHCYAGPEDVACDFCTGRKLKALKSCLQCLVSYCEKHLQPHFESSKFKKHKLVDPSEKLQENICSRHDEVMKMFCRTDQQSICYLCSVDEHKGHDTVSAAAERTERQRELEVSRQQIQQRIQDREKDVKLLQQEVEAVSRSADKAVEDSEKIFTELICLLQKRSSDVKQQIRSQQETEVSRVKELQEKLEQEITELKRKDAELKQLSHTEDHNQFLHNYPSLSQLSASTDSSSISIRPLRYFEDVTAAVSELRDQLQDVLREKWTNISLTVTEVDVLLPEPEPMTRAEFLKYSCEITLDPNTANTLLLLSDGNRKAEQISQQQSYSRHSDKFTDYPQVLSRESLTGRCYWEVEWRGRAVGVAVAYKNISRAGALHECIFGLNDKSWMLRCDTNSYKFWFNRISTSVSGPGSSRVGVYLDHRAGILSFYSVSETMTLLHRVQTTFTQPLYAGLRPYNYGDTVELCKLK; translated from the coding sequence ATGTTGTTCAGATCAGAGCTCAAACTTGTTTCACCTTCTGAgaaagtgaaactcagacagtcgttgccactgagagctgaaatggcggAGAAAGGAGTTCAGCTGGACCGAGAAACAATCAgctgttcgatctgtctggatctactgaaagatccggtgactattccctgtggacacagctactgcatgagctgtattaaaagcttctgggatggagaggatcaggggaagatctacagctgccctcagtgcagacagaccttcacaccgaggcctgtcctggtgaaaagcaccatgttagcagctttagtggagcagctgaagaagactggactccaagctgctcctgctgatcactgctatgctggacctgaagatgtggcctgtgatttctgcactgggaggaagctgaaagccctcaagtcctgtctgcagtgtctcgtctcttactgtgagaaacaccttcaACCTCACTTTGAAtcaagtaaatttaaaaaacacaagctggtcgacccctcggagaagctccaggagaacatctgctctcgtcatgatgaggtgatgaagatgttctgccgtactgatcagcagagtatctgttatctctgctctgtggatgaacataaaggccacgacacagtctcagctgcagcagaaaggactgagaggcagagagagctcgaggtgagtcgacaacaaatccagcagagaatccaggacagagagaaagatgtgaagctgcttcaacaggaggtggaggctgtcagtcgctctgctgataaagcagtggaggacagtgagaagatcttcactgagctgatctgTCTcctccagaaaagaagctctgatgtgaagcagcagatcagatcccagcaggaaactgaagtgagtcgagtcaaagagcttcaggagaagctggagcaggagatcactgagctgaagaggaaagacgctgaactgaagcagctctcacacacagaggatcacaaccagtttctacacaactacccctcactgtcacaactcagtgcatctacagactcatccagcatcagtatccgtcctctgagatactttgaggatgtgacagcagctgtgtcagagctcagagatcaactacaggacgtcctgagagagaaatggacaaacatctcactgacagtgactgaagtggacgttttactgccagaaccagaacccatgaccagagctgagttcttaaaatattcatgtgaaatcactctggatccaaacacagcaaacacactgctgttattatctgatgggaacagaaaagcagaacaaataagtcaacaacagtcttattctCGTCACTCAGACAAATTCACTGATTATCctcaggtcctgagtagagagagtctgactggacgttgttactgggaggtggagtggagagggagaGCAGTTGGTGTAGCAGttgcatacaagaatatcagcagagcaggagccTTGCATGAATGTATATTTGGGCTCAATGACAAATCTTGGATGTTACGTTGTGACACTAACAGTTATAAATTTTGGTTCAACCGTATCTCAACTTccgtctcaggtcctggttcctccagagtaggagtgtacctggatcacagagcaggtattctgtccttctacagtgtttctgaaaccatgactctcctccacagagtccagaccacattcactcagcctctctatgctggacttcgGCCTTATAATTATGGAGACACAGTTGAgttgtgtaaactcaaatag